One region of Culex pipiens pallens isolate TS chromosome 2, TS_CPP_V2, whole genome shotgun sequence genomic DNA includes:
- the LOC120414777 gene encoding uncharacterized protein LOC120414777 — MCLRRLRHSHAVTAILIHREGRFHPTSVGLCDAHKWTCTADLLKSIAAVRSSSVSKEWTTAWELHFPHEIHIPGKLSSRQTLMPPIRSSENSYIDDDFSQGQLQQLLVDHANFLDIADHSIYPEQTIYDTKEDPQEGSKGDQETTPWWSGTCWLRRSLDQLLYGWFRRKFRELIRC, encoded by the exons ATGTGCCTCAGACGTCTGCGCCATTCCCACGCAGTCACGGCCATTCTCATTCATCGTGAAGGACGATTTCATCCAACCTCCGTCGGGTTGTGTGACGCCCACAAATGGACCTGCACCGCCGATCTGCTGAAGTCGATCGCAGCGGTACGAAGTTCTAGCGTCAGCAAAGAGTGGACCACGGCGTGGGAGTTACATTTTCCGCACGAAATCCACATTCCGGGAAAGCTTTCTTCGCGCCAGACGCTAATGCCACCG ATCCGATCAAGCGAGAATTCGTACATTGACGACGACTTTAGCCAGGGCCAGCTGCAGCAGCTGTTGGTCGATCACGCAAACTTTTTAGATATAGCCGATCACAGCATCTACCCGGAGCAGACGATTTACGATACGAAAGAAGATCCGCAAGAAGGCAGCAAAGGGGACCAAGAAACCACTCCTTGGTGGTCCGGAACGTGCTGGCTACGACGGTCTCTAGATCAACTATTGTACGGGTGGTTCCGCAGGAAGTTCCGCGAGTTGATACGGTGCTGA